DNA from Eubalaena glacialis isolate mEubGla1 chromosome 2, mEubGla1.1.hap2.+ XY, whole genome shotgun sequence:
GGGGACGCCCTCCGCTCTGAGAAGGCCGGCAGCGCCCCAGGGTAAGCGCAGGATGGCTCTCCTTCAGGTAAGGGCACGGACTTCGAAAGAGCCCCCGAAGGGGCCCTCGCTCCTCAGCCACACTGAAGGAATGAATGGCCACCTCCTGGCCGGACAGCCGCAGCCTCGGGGGACCTCGCCTCAGGCCTGCAGCCACTTTgtcccactccacccctcccgGTCCACTCTGCCGGTCCGCAGGATTCGGGTCTACACCTGCAGAGATACCCGCCTCCTGCCAAAGAGAGGGACGACTTCCTAGACCTCCCGGAAGTCCCGTGCACTCGCCCTGCGCTCAGCGTACCCGGAAAAGGACGGCGTCCTGGAAGGGACATTTGAAAACGAGCGGCAACGCGTCAAGGTTCAGTTTCATTCCTGACCAGAGGCGAGTGTTCCTGTGATAAAAGAATTATACCTTAAACTAACTTTGAAGGGTACACCCAATTCTCCTAGCTCACTCAAGCAAGCGTTGGGCACTTGCTCGATTTTCAGAACTTGGTGAAATCGGCGAAACCAACTCGGAATCCGGAGGGCATTGATCACTGAGGATCTGGGCTGTCAATCAAATCTACTCCACAAATTTAGCTGCAAGCTGGGAGCTCTCTGGCTTCCGAACTGCGGGAGGCCAGACGCGTGGAGTTGCGAGGCGGGTgtgaggggagagaagaggaacgCGTTAGGAGCCAATGGAAGCCAAGTCTCGCCAGCTGTGACCTTTCAATACCGGAGTTTTGACTCATTAATGCCCTTCGTGGgaaaatgggtaaataaactgtggcgtattaatacaataaaaataactgaataaatgaaagaagccagacacgagaGTGGCATCTGCATGCCATTTATATCAGGTTCTCGAACaggaaaaatttcagaaaagtgATTGACTTTGGGGATGAAAATTGGGAAGAAAATTAGGGAATTTTCAGGGGTGATGGTAAAGATCTATATttaccttgttaaaaaaaaaaaaaagcttatgagAGACATTATAATGGACAGATCCGGCTGACAATACCTGAACTCACTAATCAATCGTGACATCACATCATCATCTCCTGGTGAGATGCATGGGAAGCACATGTTAAACCTGATCAAGCCTCAGGATCTAATTACCAGTTCATAGGAAATACAGAGGGTAGTGGAAACATGATAAAAGACATCACAAGGATAAAATCAACCATGTccaaaaagcataaaattataTGGGTCAAATAACCTGTCAAATGACAATGAGAAGAAAGTGGAAGGGGAAACTACTTTAGAATAAAAGACTTCTGGGACATAACAACACAATGCAATATTGCAATGTGTAGACTTTGTTTGGATCCTAATTCAAAGAAATCAACCAGAATATTATTAGGCTATTAGCTGATAATAAGGAATTCCTAAAACTTTCAAGGTATAGTAATGGCTTATATGTCTATGTTAAAAAGGAGCCCCTATCTCTTTGAGACACAGACTGAAGTACTTACAGATGAAAtaatatgatgtctgggatttgctttaaaataagccAAGGGGAGCTGTGGGGCAATGAAGAAAGATTGGCCATTTGTTaaatgttgaagctgggtgatgggtacacaGGGGTTTATTGCATTACAATATTCTACTTTCGAATGTTTGAAAACTTCTATAATAGAAGattaagcaaaaaaacaaaacaaaacttttatgcTCACACTGGGCTTCAAGAGCTTGTTCAGTATTTTTTACTGAGCTtcctctcaccccctccccttAGATCAAATCTCGGCTGCACAGAAAGGTGGAAGCTGCCCTTCACAGATGAGTGACATATACACCCGCCAGGTTGCAGGGATTTAAGTCCCTTCTGTCGTACAGTTTGCCAGCCTCTTGAGTTTGGCCCCAAGTTGCTGTGAGGTGCCCATTTCACCCACAGTTGCTTTTATTCCAGCTTGAGCAGTCTTGATATCTGTTGCCTCCTCCACCAGATGCTGCACCTGCACCCCCAAATCTCCACCCCATCCAGTGTGATGTCAAAGTCCTTTGCTGTGTCATGAAACAGGACTGCCTGGGAATAGGGCACCATGGAGTCCTATGACCCCCACCCAATGGAACACAGGCTGAGTCCCCATTCACCTGTCCAGCCTCCCTGCTTGGGATGGGGCAGTGGGGGGCCGGGGAGAGGGGGACAATTTCCCCAAACACCTCAATGCCAGTGGGTTAGGATCTGAGACACACTGTCAGCATAGAGCAGGAACAGGTCAACCTGCAGGAAGTTTAGGCCTTCTTGGCTGAGATCTGGATGCACAGGCTGGCAAAGGTAAAAGGCCGGGCTTTCTGCCATTGTGGATTGGCTGATTGGTATAAGGTTTCCCAGCCATTTCTTCATTCACTCAACCAATATTGAAATCTatgttgggggaattccctggcggttcagtggttaagactccgcacttccactacagggggcacaggttcgatccctggtgggggaactaagaccctgcctgctgcgtggcacagccgaaaaagaaaaggcagaaaaaaagaaatctatgttGGGAGTGGAACTACAGCAATGAACAGGTCTCCTACCTACAGGTCTCCTACCCTTATGGGATCTACCTTCTAATGGGGCAAGGTGGGTGATGACAAATAATGCATTAGTAATACATTTCAAATACTAGGGAAAATTAAACAGGGTGTGGTGATAGAACATGAAGGGAGCTGTTTTAGACTAGGGTGAAAAGGCCTAAGAAAGTAACATTTGACCTGAGGCCTGAATGGCAAGGACCCAGCCAAGTGAAAATCTGGGGACAAAGAACTAGTAAGTGCAAAAGCCTTAGATTAGCATTTACAAGAATGGAAACAAAAGATTTAAGCTAGTGAGCATTAGGATGGTGGTGGATGAGGTAAATGGAAAACATATCCAGGCTAGCAATAAAAGCGTCTAATTTTTCAAAGTCCCCTGGGGAAAGGGCACAAATGATTTGCAGGAGTTAGAAATGCATATTTAAGCACTCAAATAGCATCTTGCTCctctaagttattttttttaaaataaatttatttattttatttttggctgcattgggtcttcgttgctgcgcgcaggctttctctagttgcgacgagcgcgggctactcttcattgcggtgcgcgggcttctcattgcggtgggttctcttgttgcggagcacgggctctaggcacgtgggctcagtcgttgtgctgcacgggcttagttgctctgcggcttttgtgggatcttccaggaccagggatcaaacctgtggcccctgcattggcaggcagattcttaaccactgcaccaccagggaagtccctcctctaaGGTTCTAATGGCAAATTacccttttaaaaatcataaggccaatatcactgatgaacatagatgcaaaaatcctcaacaaaatactagcaaacagaatccaacagcacattaaaaggattatacaccatgatcaagtggggtttattccaggaatgcaaggattattcaatatacgcaaatcaatcaacgtgatacatcatattaacaaattgaaggagaaaaaccatatgatcatctcaatagatgcagagaaagctttcgacaaaattcaacacccatttatgataaaagccctgcagaaagtaggcatagagggaactttcctcaacataataaaggccatatatgacaaacccacagccaacattgtcctcaatggtgaaaaactgaaaccatttccactaagatcaggaacaagacaaggttgcccactctcaccactattattcaacatagttttggaagtgttagccacagcaatcagagaagaaaaagaaataaaaggaatccaaatcggaaaagaagaagtaaagctgtcactgtttgcagatgacatgatactatacatagagaatcctaaagatgctaccagaaaactactagagctaatcaatgaatttggtaaagtagcaggatacaaaattaatgcacagaaatctcttgcattcctatatactaatgatgaaaaatctgaaagtgaaattaagaaaacactcccatttaccattgcaacaaaaagaataaaatatctaggaataaacctacctaaggagacaaaagacctgtatgcagaaaattataggacactgatgaaagaaattaaagatgatacaaatagatggagagatataccatgttcttggattggaagaatcaacattgtgaaaatgactctactacccaaagcaatctacagattcaatgcaatccctgtcaaactaccactggcatttttcacagaactagaacaaaaaatttcacaatttgtatggaaacacaaaagaccccgaatagccaaagcaatcttgagaacgaaaaatggagctggaggaatcaggctccctgacttcagactatattacaaagctacagtaatcaagacagtttggtactggcacaaaaacagaaatatagatcaatggaacaggatagaaagcccagagataaacccacgcacatatggtcaccttatctttgataaaggaggcaagcatatacagtggagaaaagacagcctcttcaataagtggtgctgggaaaattggacaggtaaatgtaaaagtatgaaattagaacattccctgacaccatacacaaaaataaactcaaaatggattaaagacctaagtgtaaggccagacactatcaaactcttagaggaaaacataggcagaacactctatgacataaatcacagcaagatcctttttgacccagctcctagagaaaggcaataaaaacacaaataaacaaatgggacctaatgaaactgaaaagcttttgcacagcaaaggaaaccataaacaagaccaaaagacaaccctcagaatgggagaaaatatttgcaaatgaagcaactgacaaaggattaatctccaagatttacaagcagctcatgcagctcaataacaaaaaaacaaacaacccaatccaaaaatgggcagaagagctaaatagacatttctccaaagaagatatacagattgccaacagacacatgaaagaatgctcaacatcattaaccattagagaaatgcaaatcaaaactacaatgaggtatcatctcacaccagtcagaatggccatcatcaaaaaatctagaaacaataaatgctggagaggttgtggagaaaagggaacactcttgcactgttggtgggaatgtaaattgatacagccactatggagaacagtatggaggttccttaaaaaactaaaaatagaactaccatacgacccagcaatcccactactgggcatataccctgagaaaaccgtaattcaaaaagagtcatgcaccaaaatgttcattgcagctctgtttacaatagccaggacatggaagcaacctaagtgtccatcatcggatgaatggataaagaagatgtggcacatatatacaatggaatattactcagccataaaaagaaatgaaatggaggtatttgtaatgaggtggatggagttagagtctgtcatacagagtgaagtaagtcagaaagacaaaaacaaatacagtatgctaacacatatatatgaaatctaaggaaaaaaaaaaaggccatgaagaacctagtggcaagacgggaataaagacacagacctactagagaatggacttgaggatatggggaggaggaggggtgagatgtgacagggtgagagagtgtcatggacatatatacactaccaaatgtaaaatagatagctagtgggaagcagccacatagcacagggagatcagctcggtgctttgtgaccacctagaggggtgggatagggagggtgggagggagggagatgcaagagggaagagatatgggaacatatgtatatgtataactgattcactttgttataaagcagaaactaacacactattgtaaagcaattatacttcaataaagatgtttaaaaaaaatcataattatatTAACGTTTTTATTATGTTACATGATAGTGACAGAGCAGTGAGAACAAGGGCCTTATCTGTCCACTGCTCTATTACCAGAAGCTGGATTCCCTAACTTTGACTGGCATGTGATAGGGCCTTGCCCATTTCTACTGAACAGATGCTCAAGTTAACAGTAATCAGTGATATTATAATTGCCATGAATGACATTTGCAATAGCAACAAGACACATGACCAGGCTGTCAGTGACAGGGTTGGAATATCAATGTTTTCATTAGAAAAACATCCTGCATGTATTTAAATTCTGAATAGCCAATTTTTGCTGGTAAATTGTTAAAATGAGACATTGTTGAGAACTGTCATTGGACTCCTATGTTGCTTGAATATGTCTCCATTTGTCTTTTGATAATCACTTTCTGATATTAATAAAGTACTTctaaaagaatcagtgaattaaCAGAAATTATGCCAGGCAGTGATAGATTCCTGGAATTTTGAAGCCTTGAATTAGGaatcagacctgggttcaagtcccactgCTGTCACTCACTtgcagctatgtgaccttgggcatatcCAAAAACCTTTGAGAgcatatttgggttttttttcatgtatttatttactttcatttatttatttggttgcaccgggtcttagttgtggctcgccgcctccttagttgtggctcgccagctccttagttgcagcatgcatgtgggatctagttccctgaccagggatggaaccccgggccccctgcattgggagcacagagtcttaaccactgcgccaccagggaagtcccaagaccatATTTGTAAAAGGGATCTATTATCTATTCTTGCCTAAATCACAACACCCTTGTAAAAATCTGATTAAAGCTGTACAATAAGATACTACTTAAGCTTTTGGAAGTGGCTGGAGGTTACGTTGAGAGCCTGTAAAGCCTTTGCCTGCTTTGCATTTTTTGTTTGGTCAAATCCCCACACCCCCATTTTGTTTTAGAGCCCTAGCAACTGAAAGAGGAGCTGCTTTAGACTGGGTGTTTAGGGAAGGCCTAATGTCCAGTTTTTGGCTGTCAAAGTCCATCACTGAGCAGGGCTGATAGGCACAGAGCCCTTTATCAGGGATTCCTCTGGCCCCATCTCTCTCCCAATATTTAGACAAGGGACCCtttgcctcttcccttcccttcaaaGGTAAACCCTCCCAATCCCAGAGAGCATCAATCAACACAGACTGctacattttactttattttgcacATAATGAAGATAACTGACTAAGCAGTCCCAGAACTGTTAGTATTCATTAATCAAGAAGTAAATGAGGTGAGAAGACAAACTTTTAATTTCCTCCCAAACATACTGCAAGTATCACAGAAACTTGTAACAACACATGCAATACAGGCTGGTTTCAACATACAGAGAGCCCAAGCAAGAAGGGTGAGTCCTGAAGATCCACGTGGGTCAGAGGAGGAGCAGTGCTCCAGGAGGCTGGAATCTACCCAGTCACTCACCCCGCTCCCACACATAACTACCCTGTGAAGTTCTCTGCCCTTTGTCAGATTCAAATCCATGAAGCTCTTTCATCCCACATTCCAGGCTCATCACTACCCCCCATTCCAAGGTGGATAATCCACACACAGAAATCCAGGCAGAACCAAATATACTTGCCCAGCTGTGTTTCACGTGGCATTTCCACAAGCCAGGCTCCAGCTCAAATTCTGTACAGGAAGTTCCCATTGCTGTCAAAGAACTCTCGTCCCCTCTGCACGACTTTGTTGCTAAAGTTCTGGTCACCTGGCTCCCCTGCCTTCAACTCTGCCAGCTTCTTGTCACTTGGCAATCCATCACTGTCAGTTCCTCTGGTGTCCCCACAGTCACTGGTGGAGAACTTCTGCAGCTCTCTTGGATGACCGAGGGCTGCAGCAACAGGCACAAAgctcttctcctcctccaggccctggattcctttattcctttccttctgtctcCTTGGTGTATTTGTTCTGTGAGTGTTCAATTCTGTCACTTTCAAAGCTGTGCTGTGACCATGGCCTTTGGATGAGGCTTCATCCCCTGGCATCAGCAAAGAGCCCGATACAGAATGGCTTGCAGAAAGCGGTGCTGAGGTATCCCCAGAGCCTGGGAGCTGCTGGAGCGAGCGGGCAAGCCCAATTTTCTTAAGGACTTTTTGATCCTGCTTCAGTTTCTGCTCCAATGTGGGCAcaaacttgctttttaaaacccTTCGGATCACATCAGTGCTGACATCAAAGCCTTCAGCCAATCTGGGAACTGACCAGGACTCTGCAAATTCCCTGTGTAAATACCTatgaaaaaaagaagcaggttTTCAATCTGTGAAGAAGTCTCCTATCAGAACAGTTAACTGATAATACTAGTGATAAATACATGAAGAGAAGAGGGCTTGGAAAAACTGTAAACGCAGTGTTTATCTTGTGCCACTAAATGGCTGCGGTCCATTCCTGTGTGCTAACAGCACCCAACTACTCTTAGTCATTTCATTTCATATCAACTGAATTCCTCTCACTGCACGGCAGGCCCCAGTTAGATCCTGGGGATGCATGACGACTGTCTTTCCCTTCAAAGAACATACAGTCTGGTGGTGGAGACAGATACAGTAACATACAAAAACACTATGAGCAATATCCCAGCAGAGGATGCTGTGAGAGCAccggggagggagaggcagggacagGCTATCACCACATTTGCGGGGTGGCCCAGGAATTGCTTCAGGAAGTCCACGCTAGAGCTGGTCTGAAAAGATGAGAAGTTGTCATAAGCtggcagaggggaggagaggaagaaaaggtcAAAGGTACTGATGGTAGAGTGAGCAGCAGGTGAAACACAAAGAAGCACATCACCTTTGTTGGGAACAGCTCAATCTGTGTGACAGTGGGAGCAGGAGCAAGATCACGTCATGCTTAGGGATTCTGGAGTCTATCCCAAAGCAACAGTGAACCAAGGAAGGATTTTAAGGAGCAGAATGCCATGagcaaattttcattttgaagCTCAATCCAGTGGTAGTGAAAGAGGGCAGTCATCAATTAGATTCCCTGAACTATAACCTGCTTAATGAATAATAACCTGTAACCTGCCTTCACTGACCAAGCTTGCTTTAATTGTTCATGCAAACTGCATACCCTCCAAGCTTCACATAGCCTAGACAATATATCACAAGACTCCTTTAACTGCCCCCTATAGATAACACCTCTGACCATGGGTTGCTCTGGTAACAGTTGCTTAAGTTGTTATTCAGGAACAGGGGGCTAGTTTTGCCCAGTTCAAACTAGTTGAGACCACTGACCATTCAGCTGGGCCTGTACAGGTGTCCAATGGGTGACCTTTCAATGTCAAGGGCCCAAAACTCCATCCTCAGATCATGCTAATGCTGCCCACCATTTTCTGAACATGCATCCCATGAAGAACCAGGTAACTCAG
Protein-coding regions in this window:
- the NGRN gene encoding neugrin, coding for MAVALNSLLGGGVRAAVARCGFATRGVAIPGSVGREPDPDSDWEPEERELQEVESALKRQRKAIRFQKIRKQMEAPGSPPRTLTWEAMEQIRYLHREFAESWSVPRLAEGFDVSTDVIRRVLKSKFVPTLEQKLKQDQKVLKKIGLARSLQQLPGSGDTSAPLSASHSVSGSLLMPGDEASSKGHGHSTALKVTELNTHRTNTPRRQKERNKGIQGLEEEKSFVPVAAALGHPRELQKFSTSDCGDTRGTDSDGLPSDKKLAELKAGEPGDQNFSNKVVQRGREFFDSNGNFLYRI